A genomic region of Canis aureus isolate CA01 chromosome 16, VMU_Caureus_v.1.0, whole genome shotgun sequence contains the following coding sequences:
- the ATP2A3 gene encoding sarcoplasmic/endoplasmic reticulum calcium ATPase 3 isoform X2 translates to MEAAHLLSAAEVLRGFSVTVEGGLRPEQVSAARERYGPNELPTEEGKSLWELVLEQFEDLLVRILLLAALVSFVLAWFEEGEETTTAFVEPLVIMLILVANAIVGVWQERNAESAIEALKEYEPEMGKVIRSDRKGVQRIRARDIVPGDIVEVAVGDKVPADLRLIEIKSTTLRVDQSILTGESVSVTKHTDAILDPRAVNQDKKNMLFSGTNIAAGKALGVAVTTGLHTELGKIRSQMAAVEPDRTPLQQKLDEFGRQLSHAISVICVAVWLINIGHFADPAHGGSWVRGAVYYFKIAVALAVAAIPEGLPAVITTCLALGTRRMARKNAIVRSLPSVETLGCTSVICSDKTGTLTTNQMSVCRMFVVAEAEAEAGSCRLHEFTISGTTYAPEGEVRQAEQLVRCGQFDGLVELATICALCNDSALDYNEAKGVYEKVGEATETALTCLVEKMNVFDTNLQTLSPVERASACNAVIKQLMRKEFTLEFSRDRKSMSVYCTPTSPGPAAQGSKMFVKGAPESVIERCSSVRVGSHRVPLNATSREQILAKIRDWGSGSDTLRCLALATRDAPPRKEDMQLDDCSKFVQYEMDLTFVGCVGMLDPPRPEVAACIARCHRAGIRVVMITGDNKATAVAICRRLGIFRDAEDVVSKAYTGREFDDLSPEQQRHACRTACCFARVEPAHKSRIVENLQSFNEITAMTGDGVNDAPALKKAEIGIAMGSGTAVAKSAAEMVLSDDNFASIVAAVEEGRAIYNNMKQFIRYLISSNVGEVVCIFLTAILGLPEALIPVQLLWVNLVTDGLPATALGFNPPDLDIMEKLPRNPHEALISGWLFFRYLAIGVYVGLATVAAATWWFLYDAEGPHVTFYQLRNFLKCSEDNPLFADIDCEVFESRFPTTMALSVLVTIEMCNALNSVSENQSLLRMPPWLNPWLLAAVAMSMALHFLILLVPPLPLIFQVTPLSGRQWVVVLQISLPVILLDEALKYLSRNHMDEKDHK, encoded by the exons ATGGAGGCGGCGCACCTGCTCTCGGCAGCCGAAGTGCTGCGCGGCTTCTCGGTGACGGTCGAGGGCGGCCTGAGGCCGGAGCAGGTGTCTGCCGCGCGGGAGCGCTACGGCCCCAACG AGCTCCCAACTGAGGAAG GGAAGTCTCTGTGGGAGCTGGTGCTGGAACAGTTTGAGGACCTCCTGGTGCGCATCCTGCTGTTGGCAGCTCTGGTCTCCTTT GTCCTGGCCTGGTTTGAGGAGGGCGAAGAGACCACAACAGCCTTCGTGGAGCCCCTGGTCATCATGCTGATCCTCGTGGCCAATGCCATCGTGGGCGTATGGCAG GAGCGCAATGCTGAGAGTGCTATTGAGGCCTTGAAGGAGTATGAGCCTGAGATGGGCAAGGTGATCCGCTCAGACCGCAAAGGTGTGCAGAGGATCCGCGCCCGGGACATCGTCCCTGGAGACATCGTGGAGGTGGCAG TGGGAGACAAAGTACCCGCTGACCTCCGCCTCATCGAGATCAAGTCTACCACACTGAGAGTGGACCAGTCCATCctgacag GTGAATCCGTGTCTGTGACCAAGCATACAGATGCCATCCTAGATCCCAGAGCTGTGAACCAGGACAAAAAGAATATGCTCTTCTCT GGCACCAATATCGCAGCAGGCAAGGCCCTGGGTGTGGCAGTGACCACAGGCCTGCACACAGAGCTGGGTAAGATCCGGAGCCAGATGGCGGCAGTGGAGCCAGACCGGACGCCGCTGCAGCAGAAACTGGATGAGTTTGGACGGCAGCTGTCCCACGCCATCTCTGTGATCTGTGTGGCGGTGTGGCTCATCAACATCGGCCACTTTGCGGACCCAGCCCATGGCGGCTCCTGGGTCCGTGGCGCTGTCTACTACTTCAAGATTGCCGTGGCCCTGGCTGTGGCTGCCATCCCTGAGGGCCTCCCAGCTGTGATCACTACGTGCCTGGCTCTGGGCACACGGCGCATGGCGCGCAAGAATGCCATCGTGCGGAGCCTGCCTTCCGTGGAGACCCTGGGCTGCACCTCGGTCATCTGCTCTGACAAGACAGGCACGCTCACCACCAATCAGATGTCTGTTTGCCGG ATGTTTGTGGTAGCTGAAGCTGAAGCCGAAGCAGGCTCCTGCCGTTTGCACGAGTTCACCATCTCAGGCACCACCTATGCTCCGGAGGGCGAAGT GAGGCAGGCGGAGCAGCTTGTGCGCTGTGGGCAGTTCGATGGGCTGGTGGAATTGGCGACAATCTGTGCCCTGTGCAATGACTCAGCGCTGGACTACAATGAG GCTAAGGGCGTGTATGAGAAGGTGGGAGAGGCCACGGAGACGGCTCTGACTTGCCTGGTGGAGAAAATGAATGTGTTTGACACCAACCTACAGACCCTGTCCCCAGTGGAGCGAGCCAGTGCCTGCAATGCG GTCATCAAGCAGCTGATGCGAAAGGAGTTTACTCTGGAGTTCTCTCGAGACCGGAAGTCCATGTCGGTGTACTGCACACCCACTAGCCCTGGCCCGGCAGCCCAGGGCAGCAAGATGTTTGTGAAG GGGGCTCCTGAGAGTGTCATCGAGCGCTGCAGCTCAGTCCGAGTGGGGAGCCACAGAGTACCCCTGAATGCCACCTCCAGGGAGCAGATCCTGGCCAAGATCCGGGATTGGGGCTCAGGCTCAGACACGTTGCGCTGCCTGGCCCTGGCCACCCGGGATGCACCCCCCAGGAAGGAGGACATGCAGCTGGACGACTGCAGCAAGTTTGTGCAATACGAG ATGGACCTGACTTTCGTGGGCTGCGTGGGCATGCTGGACCCTCCAAGGCCTGAGGTGGCTGCTTGCATCGCACGCTGCCACCGGGCCGGCATCCGTGTGGTCATGATCACAGGCGACAACAAAGCCACGGCTGTGGCCATCTGCCGCCGCCTTGGCATATTCAGAGACGCAGAGGATGTGGTGAGCAAGGCCTACACGGGGCGCGAATTCGATGACCTCAGCCCCGAGCAGCAGCGCCATGCCTGCCGCACAGCGTGCTGTTTTGCCCGTGTGGAACCTGCACACAAGTCCCGAATTGTAGAGAACCTGCAGTCCTTTAACGAGATCACCGCCATG ACTGGAGATGGGGTGAATGATGCCCCGGCTCTGAAGAAAGCAGAAATTGGCATTGCCATGGGCTCTGGTACAGCTGTAGCCAAGTCAGCAGCCGAGATGGTGCTGTCAGATGACAACTTTGCCTCCATCGTGGCTGCAGTGGAGGAGGGCCGGGCCATCTACAACAACATGAAGCAATTCATCCGCTACCTCATCTCTTCCAATGTAGGCGAGGTTGTCTG CATCTTCCTCACGGCAATTCTGGGCCTCCCGGAAGCCCTGATCCCCGTGCAGCTGCTCTGGGTGAACCTGGTGACAGATGGCCTACCTGCCACAGCCCTGGGCTTCAACCCACCAGACCTGGACATCATGGAAAAGCTGCCGAGGAACCCTCATGAGGCCCTTATCAGCGGCTGGCTCTTTTTTCGATATCTGGCTATTGGAG TGTACGTAGGCCTGGCCACAGTGGCTGCCGCCACCTGGTGGTTCCTATATGATGCCGAGGGACCTCACGTCACCTTCTACCAACTG AGGAACTTCCTGAAGTGCTCCGAGGACAACCCACTCTTTGCCGACATTGACTGCGAGGTCTTCGAATCACGCTTTCCCACAACCATGGCCTTGTCTGTGCTGGTGACCATTGAAATGTGCAATGCCCTCAACAG TGTCTCAGAGAACCAGTCGCTGCTGCGGATGCCACCCTGGCTGAACCCTTGGCTGCTGGCAGCTGTGGCCATGTCCATGGCCCTGCACTTTCTCATCCTGCTGGTGCCACCCCTGCCG CTTATTTTCCAGGTGACCCCACTGAGCGGGCGCCAGTGGGTGGTGGTGCTCCAGATATCTCTGCCTGTCATCCTGCTTGATGAAGCCCTCAAGTACCTGTCCCGGAACCACATGGATG AAAAGGACCACAAGTGA
- the ATP2A3 gene encoding sarcoplasmic/endoplasmic reticulum calcium ATPase 3 isoform X1 has translation MEAAHLLSAAEVLRGFSVTVEGGLRPEQVSAARERYGPNELPTEEGKSLWELVLEQFEDLLVRILLLAALVSFVLAWFEEGEETTTAFVEPLVIMLILVANAIVGVWQERNAESAIEALKEYEPEMGKVIRSDRKGVQRIRARDIVPGDIVEVAVGDKVPADLRLIEIKSTTLRVDQSILTGESVSVTKHTDAILDPRAVNQDKKNMLFSGTNIAAGKALGVAVTTGLHTELGKIRSQMAAVEPDRTPLQQKLDEFGRQLSHAISVICVAVWLINIGHFADPAHGGSWVRGAVYYFKIAVALAVAAIPEGLPAVITTCLALGTRRMARKNAIVRSLPSVETLGCTSVICSDKTGTLTTNQMSVCRMFVVAEAEAEAGSCRLHEFTISGTTYAPEGEVRQAEQLVRCGQFDGLVELATICALCNDSALDYNEAKGVYEKVGEATETALTCLVEKMNVFDTNLQTLSPVERASACNAVIKQLMRKEFTLEFSRDRKSMSVYCTPTSPGPAAQGSKMFVKGAPESVIERCSSVRVGSHRVPLNATSREQILAKIRDWGSGSDTLRCLALATRDAPPRKEDMQLDDCSKFVQYEMDLTFVGCVGMLDPPRPEVAACIARCHRAGIRVVMITGDNKATAVAICRRLGIFRDAEDVVSKAYTGREFDDLSPEQQRHACRTACCFARVEPAHKSRIVENLQSFNEITAMTGDGVNDAPALKKAEIGIAMGSGTAVAKSAAEMVLSDDNFASIVAAVEEGRAIYNNMKQFIRYLISSNVGEVVCIFLTAILGLPEALIPVQLLWVNLVTDGLPATALGFNPPDLDIMEKLPRNPHEALISGWLFFRYLAIGVYVGLATVAAATWWFLYDAEGPHVTFYQLRNFLKCSEDNPLFADIDCEVFESRFPTTMALSVLVTIEMCNALNSVSENQSLLRMPPWLNPWLLAAVAMSMALHFLILLVPPLPLIFQVTPLSGRQWVVVLQISLPVILLDEALKYLSRNHMDEEKDHK, from the exons ATGGAGGCGGCGCACCTGCTCTCGGCAGCCGAAGTGCTGCGCGGCTTCTCGGTGACGGTCGAGGGCGGCCTGAGGCCGGAGCAGGTGTCTGCCGCGCGGGAGCGCTACGGCCCCAACG AGCTCCCAACTGAGGAAG GGAAGTCTCTGTGGGAGCTGGTGCTGGAACAGTTTGAGGACCTCCTGGTGCGCATCCTGCTGTTGGCAGCTCTGGTCTCCTTT GTCCTGGCCTGGTTTGAGGAGGGCGAAGAGACCACAACAGCCTTCGTGGAGCCCCTGGTCATCATGCTGATCCTCGTGGCCAATGCCATCGTGGGCGTATGGCAG GAGCGCAATGCTGAGAGTGCTATTGAGGCCTTGAAGGAGTATGAGCCTGAGATGGGCAAGGTGATCCGCTCAGACCGCAAAGGTGTGCAGAGGATCCGCGCCCGGGACATCGTCCCTGGAGACATCGTGGAGGTGGCAG TGGGAGACAAAGTACCCGCTGACCTCCGCCTCATCGAGATCAAGTCTACCACACTGAGAGTGGACCAGTCCATCctgacag GTGAATCCGTGTCTGTGACCAAGCATACAGATGCCATCCTAGATCCCAGAGCTGTGAACCAGGACAAAAAGAATATGCTCTTCTCT GGCACCAATATCGCAGCAGGCAAGGCCCTGGGTGTGGCAGTGACCACAGGCCTGCACACAGAGCTGGGTAAGATCCGGAGCCAGATGGCGGCAGTGGAGCCAGACCGGACGCCGCTGCAGCAGAAACTGGATGAGTTTGGACGGCAGCTGTCCCACGCCATCTCTGTGATCTGTGTGGCGGTGTGGCTCATCAACATCGGCCACTTTGCGGACCCAGCCCATGGCGGCTCCTGGGTCCGTGGCGCTGTCTACTACTTCAAGATTGCCGTGGCCCTGGCTGTGGCTGCCATCCCTGAGGGCCTCCCAGCTGTGATCACTACGTGCCTGGCTCTGGGCACACGGCGCATGGCGCGCAAGAATGCCATCGTGCGGAGCCTGCCTTCCGTGGAGACCCTGGGCTGCACCTCGGTCATCTGCTCTGACAAGACAGGCACGCTCACCACCAATCAGATGTCTGTTTGCCGG ATGTTTGTGGTAGCTGAAGCTGAAGCCGAAGCAGGCTCCTGCCGTTTGCACGAGTTCACCATCTCAGGCACCACCTATGCTCCGGAGGGCGAAGT GAGGCAGGCGGAGCAGCTTGTGCGCTGTGGGCAGTTCGATGGGCTGGTGGAATTGGCGACAATCTGTGCCCTGTGCAATGACTCAGCGCTGGACTACAATGAG GCTAAGGGCGTGTATGAGAAGGTGGGAGAGGCCACGGAGACGGCTCTGACTTGCCTGGTGGAGAAAATGAATGTGTTTGACACCAACCTACAGACCCTGTCCCCAGTGGAGCGAGCCAGTGCCTGCAATGCG GTCATCAAGCAGCTGATGCGAAAGGAGTTTACTCTGGAGTTCTCTCGAGACCGGAAGTCCATGTCGGTGTACTGCACACCCACTAGCCCTGGCCCGGCAGCCCAGGGCAGCAAGATGTTTGTGAAG GGGGCTCCTGAGAGTGTCATCGAGCGCTGCAGCTCAGTCCGAGTGGGGAGCCACAGAGTACCCCTGAATGCCACCTCCAGGGAGCAGATCCTGGCCAAGATCCGGGATTGGGGCTCAGGCTCAGACACGTTGCGCTGCCTGGCCCTGGCCACCCGGGATGCACCCCCCAGGAAGGAGGACATGCAGCTGGACGACTGCAGCAAGTTTGTGCAATACGAG ATGGACCTGACTTTCGTGGGCTGCGTGGGCATGCTGGACCCTCCAAGGCCTGAGGTGGCTGCTTGCATCGCACGCTGCCACCGGGCCGGCATCCGTGTGGTCATGATCACAGGCGACAACAAAGCCACGGCTGTGGCCATCTGCCGCCGCCTTGGCATATTCAGAGACGCAGAGGATGTGGTGAGCAAGGCCTACACGGGGCGCGAATTCGATGACCTCAGCCCCGAGCAGCAGCGCCATGCCTGCCGCACAGCGTGCTGTTTTGCCCGTGTGGAACCTGCACACAAGTCCCGAATTGTAGAGAACCTGCAGTCCTTTAACGAGATCACCGCCATG ACTGGAGATGGGGTGAATGATGCCCCGGCTCTGAAGAAAGCAGAAATTGGCATTGCCATGGGCTCTGGTACAGCTGTAGCCAAGTCAGCAGCCGAGATGGTGCTGTCAGATGACAACTTTGCCTCCATCGTGGCTGCAGTGGAGGAGGGCCGGGCCATCTACAACAACATGAAGCAATTCATCCGCTACCTCATCTCTTCCAATGTAGGCGAGGTTGTCTG CATCTTCCTCACGGCAATTCTGGGCCTCCCGGAAGCCCTGATCCCCGTGCAGCTGCTCTGGGTGAACCTGGTGACAGATGGCCTACCTGCCACAGCCCTGGGCTTCAACCCACCAGACCTGGACATCATGGAAAAGCTGCCGAGGAACCCTCATGAGGCCCTTATCAGCGGCTGGCTCTTTTTTCGATATCTGGCTATTGGAG TGTACGTAGGCCTGGCCACAGTGGCTGCCGCCACCTGGTGGTTCCTATATGATGCCGAGGGACCTCACGTCACCTTCTACCAACTG AGGAACTTCCTGAAGTGCTCCGAGGACAACCCACTCTTTGCCGACATTGACTGCGAGGTCTTCGAATCACGCTTTCCCACAACCATGGCCTTGTCTGTGCTGGTGACCATTGAAATGTGCAATGCCCTCAACAG TGTCTCAGAGAACCAGTCGCTGCTGCGGATGCCACCCTGGCTGAACCCTTGGCTGCTGGCAGCTGTGGCCATGTCCATGGCCCTGCACTTTCTCATCCTGCTGGTGCCACCCCTGCCG CTTATTTTCCAGGTGACCCCACTGAGCGGGCGCCAGTGGGTGGTGGTGCTCCAGATATCTCTGCCTGTCATCCTGCTTGATGAAGCCCTCAAGTACCTGTCCCGGAACCACATGGATG AAGAAAAGGACCACAAGTGA
- the ATP2A3 gene encoding sarcoplasmic/endoplasmic reticulum calcium ATPase 3 isoform X5: protein MEAAHLLSAAEVLRGFSVTVEGGLRPEQVSAARERYGPNELPTEEGKSLWELVLEQFEDLLVRILLLAALVSFVLAWFEEGEETTTAFVEPLVIMLILVANAIVGVWQERNAESAIEALKEYEPEMGKVIRSDRKGVQRIRARDIVPGDIVEVAVGDKVPADLRLIEIKSTTLRVDQSILTGESVSVTKHTDAILDPRAVNQDKKNMLFSGTNIAAGKALGVAVTTGLHTELGKIRSQMAAVEPDRTPLQQKLDEFGRQLSHAISVICVAVWLINIGHFADPAHGGSWVRGAVYYFKIAVALAVAAIPEGLPAVITTCLALGTRRMARKNAIVRSLPSVETLGCTSVICSDKTGTLTTNQMSVCRMFVVAEAEAEAGSCRLHEFTISGTTYAPEGEVRQAEQLVRCGQFDGLVELATICALCNDSALDYNEAKGVYEKVGEATETALTCLVEKMNVFDTNLQTLSPVERASACNAVIKQLMRKEFTLEFSRDRKSMSVYCTPTSPGPAAQGSKMFVKGAPESVIERCSSVRVGSHRVPLNATSREQILAKIRDWGSGSDTLRCLALATRDAPPRKEDMQLDDCSKFVQYEMDLTFVGCVGMLDPPRPEVAACIARCHRAGIRVVMITGDNKATAVAICRRLGIFRDAEDVVSKAYTGREFDDLSPEQQRHACRTACCFARVEPAHKSRIVENLQSFNEITAMTGDGVNDAPALKKAEIGIAMGSGTAVAKSAAEMVLSDDNFASIVAAVEEGRAIYNNMKQFIRYLISSNVGEVVCIFLTAILGLPEALIPVQLLWVNLVTDGLPATALGFNPPDLDIMEKLPRNPHEALISGWLFFRYLAIGVYVGLATVAAATWWFLYDAEGPHVTFYQLRNFLKCSEDNPLFADIDCEVFESRFPTTMALSVLVTIEMCNALNSVSENQSLLRMPPWLNPWLLAAVAMSMALHFLILLVPPLPLIFQVTPLSGRQWVVVLQISLPVILLDEALKYLSRNHMDGILRTISQTWSGQPLTTSGTPGHTGRKGPQVSAGNRVESPVCTSD, encoded by the exons ATGGAGGCGGCGCACCTGCTCTCGGCAGCCGAAGTGCTGCGCGGCTTCTCGGTGACGGTCGAGGGCGGCCTGAGGCCGGAGCAGGTGTCTGCCGCGCGGGAGCGCTACGGCCCCAACG AGCTCCCAACTGAGGAAG GGAAGTCTCTGTGGGAGCTGGTGCTGGAACAGTTTGAGGACCTCCTGGTGCGCATCCTGCTGTTGGCAGCTCTGGTCTCCTTT GTCCTGGCCTGGTTTGAGGAGGGCGAAGAGACCACAACAGCCTTCGTGGAGCCCCTGGTCATCATGCTGATCCTCGTGGCCAATGCCATCGTGGGCGTATGGCAG GAGCGCAATGCTGAGAGTGCTATTGAGGCCTTGAAGGAGTATGAGCCTGAGATGGGCAAGGTGATCCGCTCAGACCGCAAAGGTGTGCAGAGGATCCGCGCCCGGGACATCGTCCCTGGAGACATCGTGGAGGTGGCAG TGGGAGACAAAGTACCCGCTGACCTCCGCCTCATCGAGATCAAGTCTACCACACTGAGAGTGGACCAGTCCATCctgacag GTGAATCCGTGTCTGTGACCAAGCATACAGATGCCATCCTAGATCCCAGAGCTGTGAACCAGGACAAAAAGAATATGCTCTTCTCT GGCACCAATATCGCAGCAGGCAAGGCCCTGGGTGTGGCAGTGACCACAGGCCTGCACACAGAGCTGGGTAAGATCCGGAGCCAGATGGCGGCAGTGGAGCCAGACCGGACGCCGCTGCAGCAGAAACTGGATGAGTTTGGACGGCAGCTGTCCCACGCCATCTCTGTGATCTGTGTGGCGGTGTGGCTCATCAACATCGGCCACTTTGCGGACCCAGCCCATGGCGGCTCCTGGGTCCGTGGCGCTGTCTACTACTTCAAGATTGCCGTGGCCCTGGCTGTGGCTGCCATCCCTGAGGGCCTCCCAGCTGTGATCACTACGTGCCTGGCTCTGGGCACACGGCGCATGGCGCGCAAGAATGCCATCGTGCGGAGCCTGCCTTCCGTGGAGACCCTGGGCTGCACCTCGGTCATCTGCTCTGACAAGACAGGCACGCTCACCACCAATCAGATGTCTGTTTGCCGG ATGTTTGTGGTAGCTGAAGCTGAAGCCGAAGCAGGCTCCTGCCGTTTGCACGAGTTCACCATCTCAGGCACCACCTATGCTCCGGAGGGCGAAGT GAGGCAGGCGGAGCAGCTTGTGCGCTGTGGGCAGTTCGATGGGCTGGTGGAATTGGCGACAATCTGTGCCCTGTGCAATGACTCAGCGCTGGACTACAATGAG GCTAAGGGCGTGTATGAGAAGGTGGGAGAGGCCACGGAGACGGCTCTGACTTGCCTGGTGGAGAAAATGAATGTGTTTGACACCAACCTACAGACCCTGTCCCCAGTGGAGCGAGCCAGTGCCTGCAATGCG GTCATCAAGCAGCTGATGCGAAAGGAGTTTACTCTGGAGTTCTCTCGAGACCGGAAGTCCATGTCGGTGTACTGCACACCCACTAGCCCTGGCCCGGCAGCCCAGGGCAGCAAGATGTTTGTGAAG GGGGCTCCTGAGAGTGTCATCGAGCGCTGCAGCTCAGTCCGAGTGGGGAGCCACAGAGTACCCCTGAATGCCACCTCCAGGGAGCAGATCCTGGCCAAGATCCGGGATTGGGGCTCAGGCTCAGACACGTTGCGCTGCCTGGCCCTGGCCACCCGGGATGCACCCCCCAGGAAGGAGGACATGCAGCTGGACGACTGCAGCAAGTTTGTGCAATACGAG ATGGACCTGACTTTCGTGGGCTGCGTGGGCATGCTGGACCCTCCAAGGCCTGAGGTGGCTGCTTGCATCGCACGCTGCCACCGGGCCGGCATCCGTGTGGTCATGATCACAGGCGACAACAAAGCCACGGCTGTGGCCATCTGCCGCCGCCTTGGCATATTCAGAGACGCAGAGGATGTGGTGAGCAAGGCCTACACGGGGCGCGAATTCGATGACCTCAGCCCCGAGCAGCAGCGCCATGCCTGCCGCACAGCGTGCTGTTTTGCCCGTGTGGAACCTGCACACAAGTCCCGAATTGTAGAGAACCTGCAGTCCTTTAACGAGATCACCGCCATG ACTGGAGATGGGGTGAATGATGCCCCGGCTCTGAAGAAAGCAGAAATTGGCATTGCCATGGGCTCTGGTACAGCTGTAGCCAAGTCAGCAGCCGAGATGGTGCTGTCAGATGACAACTTTGCCTCCATCGTGGCTGCAGTGGAGGAGGGCCGGGCCATCTACAACAACATGAAGCAATTCATCCGCTACCTCATCTCTTCCAATGTAGGCGAGGTTGTCTG CATCTTCCTCACGGCAATTCTGGGCCTCCCGGAAGCCCTGATCCCCGTGCAGCTGCTCTGGGTGAACCTGGTGACAGATGGCCTACCTGCCACAGCCCTGGGCTTCAACCCACCAGACCTGGACATCATGGAAAAGCTGCCGAGGAACCCTCATGAGGCCCTTATCAGCGGCTGGCTCTTTTTTCGATATCTGGCTATTGGAG TGTACGTAGGCCTGGCCACAGTGGCTGCCGCCACCTGGTGGTTCCTATATGATGCCGAGGGACCTCACGTCACCTTCTACCAACTG AGGAACTTCCTGAAGTGCTCCGAGGACAACCCACTCTTTGCCGACATTGACTGCGAGGTCTTCGAATCACGCTTTCCCACAACCATGGCCTTGTCTGTGCTGGTGACCATTGAAATGTGCAATGCCCTCAACAG TGTCTCAGAGAACCAGTCGCTGCTGCGGATGCCACCCTGGCTGAACCCTTGGCTGCTGGCAGCTGTGGCCATGTCCATGGCCCTGCACTTTCTCATCCTGCTGGTGCCACCCCTGCCG CTTATTTTCCAGGTGACCCCACTGAGCGGGCGCCAGTGGGTGGTGGTGCTCCAGATATCTCTGCCTGTCATCCTGCTTGATGAAGCCCTCAAGTACCTGTCCCGGAACCACATGGATG GCATTCTCAGGACAATCTCCCAGACATGGAGTGGGCAGCCACTGACTACCTCTGGGACTCCAGGCCATACTG GAAGAAAAGGACCACAAGTGAGTGCCGGGAACAGAGTGGAGTCTCCAGTGTGTACCTCAGATTGA